In one Dama dama isolate Ldn47 chromosome 5, ASM3311817v1, whole genome shotgun sequence genomic region, the following are encoded:
- the DDX5 gene encoding probable ATP-dependent RNA helicase DDX5, with translation MSGYSSDRDRGRDRGFGAPRFGGSRAGPLSGKKFGNPGEKLVKKKWNLDELPKFEKNFYQEHPDLARRTAQEVETYRRSKEITVRGHNCPKPVLNFYEANFPANVMDVIARQNFTEPTAIQAQGWPVALSGLDMVGVAQTGSGKTLSYLLPAIVHINHQPFLERGDGPICLVLAPTRELAQQVQQVAAEYCRACRLKSTCIYGGAPKGPQIRDLERGVEICIATPGRLIDFLECGKTNLRRTTYLVLDEADRMLDMGFEPQIRKIVDQIRPDRQTLMWSATWPKEVRQLAEDFLKDYIHINIGALELSANHNILQIVDVCHDVEKDEKLIRLMEEIMSEKENKTIVFVETKRRCDELTRKMRRDGWPAMGIHGDKSQQERDWVLNEFKHGKAPILIATDVASRGLDVEDVKFVINYDYPNSSEDYIHRIGRTARSTKTGTAYTFFTPNNIKQVSDLISVLREANQAINPKLLQLVEDRGSGRSRGRGGMKDDRRDRYSAGKRGGFNTFRDRENYDRGYSSLLKRDFGAKTQNGVYSAANYTNGSFGSNFVSAGIQTSFRTGNPTGTYQNGYDSTQQYGSNVPNMHNGMNQQAYAYPATAAAPMIGYPMPTGYSQ, from the exons ATGTCGGGTTATTCGAGTGACCGAGACCGTGGCCGGGATCGAGG gtTTGGTGCTCCTCGATTTGGAGGAAGTAGGGCAGGGCCCTTATCTGGAAAGAAGTTTGGAAACCCTGGAGAGAAACTGGTTAAAAAGAAGTGGAATCTTGATGAGCTGCCCAAATTTGAGAAGAATTTTTATCAAGAACACCCCGATTTGGCTAGGCGTACAGCA CAAGAGGTAGAGACATACAGAAGAAGCAAGGAAATTACAGTTAGAGGTCATAACTGCCCAAAGCCAGTCCTGAATTTTTATGAGGCAAACTTCCCTG CAAATGTCATGGATGTGATTGCAAGGCAGAACTTCACTGAACCCACAGCTATTCAAGCTCAGGGATGGCCAGTTGCTCTAAGTGGATTGGATATGGTTGGGGTAGCACAAACTGGATCTGGAAAGACTTTGTCT TATTTGCTGCCTGCCATTGTCCACATCAATCATCAGCCATTCCTAGAGAGAGGTGATGGGCCTATT tgCTTGGTGCTGGCACCTACTCGGGAACTGGCCCAACAGGTACAGCAAGTAGCTGCTGAATACTGTAGAGCATGTCGCTTGAAGTCTACTTGCATTTATGGCGGTGCTCCCAAGGGACCACAAATACGTGATTTGGAGAGAG GTGTGGAAATCTGTATTGCAACACCTGGAAGACTGATAGACTTTTTAGAATGTGGGAAAACCAATCTAAGAAGAACCACCTATCTTGTCCTTGATGAAGCAGATAGAATGCTTGATATGGGATTTGAACCCCAAATAAGGAAGATTGTGGACCAGATCAGA CCTGATAGGCAAACCCTAATGTGGAGTGCTACTTGGCCAAAAGAAGTAAGACAGCTTGCTGAAGATTTCCTGAAAGATTATATTCATATAAACATTGGTGCACTAGAACTCAGTGCAAATCACAACATTCTTCAGATTGTGGATGTGTGTCATGATGTAGAAAAGGATGAAAA gcTTATTCGTCTAATGGAAGAGATCATGAGTGAAAAGGAGAATAAAACCATTGTTTTTGTTGAAACCAAAAGAAGATGTGATGAACTCACTAGAAAAATGAGGAGAGATGG GTGGCCTGCCATGGGTATCCATGGTGACAAGAGTCAACAGGAACGTGACTGGGTTCTAAATG AATTCAAACATGGAAAGGCTCCTATTCTGATTGCTACAGATGTGGCCTCCAGAGGGCTAG ATGTGGAAGATGTGAAATTTGTCATCAATTATGACTACCCTAACTCCTCAGAGGATTATATTCATCGAATTGGAAGAACTGCTCGCAGTACCAAAACAGGCACAGCATACACTTTCTTTACACCTAATAACATAAAGCAAGTGAGCGACCTTATCTCTGTGCTTCGTGAAGCTAATCAAGCAATTaatcctaagttgcttcagttggtcGAAGACAGAGGTTCAG GTCGTTCCAGGGGTAGAGGAGGCATGAAGGATGACCGGCGGGACAGATACTCTGCGGGCAAAAGGGGTGGATTTAATACATTTAGAGACAGGGAAAATTATGACCGCGGTTACTCTAGTCTGCTTAAGAGAGATTTTGGGGCAAAAACTCAGAATGGTGTTTACAGTGCTGCGAATTACACCAATGGGAGCTTTGGAAGTAATTTTGTGTCTGCTGGTATACAGACCAGTTTTAGGACTGGTAATCCAACAGGGACTTACCAGAACGGTTATGATAGCACTCAGCAATATGGAAGTAACGTTCCAAATATGCACAATGGTATGAACCAACAGGCATATGCATATCCTGCTACTGCAGCTGCGCCTATGATTGGTTATCCGATGCCAACAGGATATTCTCAGTAA